A genome region from Ficedula albicollis isolate OC2 chromosome 23, FicAlb1.5, whole genome shotgun sequence includes the following:
- the C23H1orf216 gene encoding UPF0500 protein C1orf216 homolog has translation MFAVCPANAPFRQGRGGPASGTAIPGAGHGPDSNSNFVGEVCDSNENWSQPAPGSPPEEGSSRSENTANPSDNLLLLMRRQMVQGRLRDTAPGLGAVHPEQGVRSPPEGAEVSGAGGQSSAEEAAGGRAKAPSSPAEDNGYASSSLSIDSPDSTCSTTWDPPASAPRARSPPEAGAAEPELGTLFPVLAEAVQHLQDKERFKEQEKEKHHIQLVMYRRLALLRWIHGLQQKVVDQQNRLQESFDTILDNRKELIRCMQQGPACIAAAAAPGP, from the coding sequence ATGTTTGCTGTCTGCCCGGCAAACGCCCCGTTCCGGCAGGGCCGGGGAGGGCCAGCGTCGGGCACGGCCATCCCAGGGGCGGGACATGGGCCGGACTCCAACTCCAACTTCGTGGGAGAGGTGTGTGACAGCAATGAGAACTGGAGCCAGCCCGCGCCGGGCTCCCCGCCGGAGGAGGGCTCCAGCCGGAGCGAAAACACCGCAAATCCGTCTGATAATCTGCTGTTATTAATGCGGAGACAGATGGTCCAGGGCCGGCTTAGGGACACCGCCCCGGGCCTGGGCGCCGTGCACCCCGAGCAGGGGGTGCGCAGCCCCCCCGAGGGAGCCGAGGTCAGCggggcagggggacagagcAGTGCCGAGGAGGCGGCCGGGGGACGTGCCAAAGCCCCGAGCTCCCCTGCAGAGGACAACGGCTAcgccagcagctccctcagcatcGACAGCCCCgacagcacctgcagcaccacctgggaccctcctgcctctgccccccGAGCCAGGAGCCCCCCTGAGGCAGGAGCGGCTGAGCCTGAGCTGGGGACGCTGTTCCCGGTGCtggcagaggctgtgcagcacctgcaggacaAGGAGCGCTtcaaggagcaggagaaggagaagcacCACATCCAGCTGGTGATGTACCGGCGCCTGGCCCTGCTGCGCTGGATCCACGGCCTGCAGCAGAAAGTCGTGGACCAGCAGAACCGGCTGCAGGAGAGTTTCGACACCATCCTGGATAATCGCAAGGAGCTCATCCGCTGCATGCAGCAGGGCCCAGCCTGCAtcgctgctgcagctgcccctggccCCTGA